In Patescibacteria group bacterium, a single genomic region encodes these proteins:
- a CDS encoding Ig-like domain-containing protein, translating into MLVKKHNKKFLLRAASLGIFIFLGAVFLLGNVNLSLAATADELAWNGQQAQFEQQTGLSSTNPVIVVTRIIQIFLGFLGFIAVILIIYAGFLWMTSAGDADKVKKAKDILKNAFIGLIIILSSVGIVTFILNMLINDNGSGSGNGAGGGPGNVPPGTGAIGNCAIVDYYPAANQREVPRNSVVLVTFREAFKFDTVADNNLDINTSNVKLFNKCNDTCQVSTGKGCDACLVEATATSTDDNKTLVIMPKAYLGSPTENVNYYMVMNNGIQNNKGKGIFGNCTPDSAAWSFEVNTMLDLDPPQVLKRDQGGVFPLPDSQKDVPLTNTAAKAVGGITVNDINVKTLVKASIASVVKNPANAGWGNIDKNLSNINNGCQASQIKIGVNAALTATLKVGTANAGVGKISDDKKVFNFDYCDLKIVLENDKNFLTECGTGGCVWDMSITPYQEPDYLMIGSYQYIFVNSGTNSNEIALGANLLTKNSIAAAIASKNYSDVTATVLANIVTLTAQKAGNVGNGISISVSNPNLFTVTAMYGGADLNDNVDVKGVRDEPRNAIIKMNYNDQMLPINVSGEATVNSSIFVQCVNAGNCNDANYFFDCNAGNKCVKGKFKISNQYKTVEFQSNNECGVNSCGEKIYCLPANTELHVGMKAATLAVCASDGDCTSKNPFNKCVGGHCQDVTLGKNYPLANTSFDGLMDKARNSLDGNRNALAIGPVAFYNENTTLGLGDSFEWLFFITDKIDLTPPKVVSTLPAGGGAPIAEPVKMSFSKIMMSSSLIPGYVMIPDMSNNDNEMKHKTLNIWAKSGFPIGYWVTSEDSYDAMQIGRTNVNINHSDFDDYNNYRAQSGSGIKDIYQNCFKPSDKVSPNCTANGKPSCCNGVATDALNNEGNCAN; encoded by the coding sequence ATGCTTGTCAAAAAACACAATAAAAAATTCTTGTTAAGAGCAGCTAGTCTGGGTATTTTTATATTTCTAGGCGCTGTTTTTTTATTGGGAAATGTTAATTTATCTTTGGCGGCAACAGCTGATGAATTAGCCTGGAATGGTCAGCAAGCTCAATTTGAACAGCAGACTGGTCTGTCTTCAACTAATCCTGTGATTGTGGTGACGAGAATTATCCAAATATTTTTAGGCTTCCTGGGTTTTATTGCAGTTATTTTAATAATTTATGCTGGTTTTTTATGGATGACTAGTGCGGGGGATGCGGATAAGGTTAAGAAGGCCAAGGATATTCTTAAAAATGCCTTTATCGGTTTGATAATAATCCTGTCTTCGGTTGGAATTGTTACTTTTATTTTAAATATGCTTATCAATGATAACGGTTCTGGCAGTGGCAATGGCGCTGGTGGCGGACCTGGTAATGTGCCACCAGGAACAGGGGCAATCGGCAATTGTGCGATTGTAGACTATTATCCAGCGGCCAATCAGCGCGAGGTGCCGAGAAATTCAGTAGTATTGGTAACTTTTCGTGAGGCATTCAAATTTGATACAGTGGCTGACAATAATTTAGACATCAATACCAGTAATGTAAAATTATTCAATAAATGTAATGATACTTGCCAAGTTAGCACGGGTAAGGGTTGCGATGCTTGCTTGGTAGAGGCGACGGCGACATCAACAGACGACAACAAAACATTAGTTATAATGCCAAAGGCTTATCTTGGTTCGCCGACTGAAAATGTGAATTATTACATGGTTATGAATAATGGCATTCAGAATAATAAAGGGAAGGGCATTTTTGGTAACTGTACTCCGGATTCAGCAGCTTGGTCTTTTGAGGTGAACACAATGTTGGATTTGGATCCACCTCAAGTTTTAAAAAGAGATCAGGGGGGCGTTTTCCCTTTGCCAGATAGTCAAAAGGATGTACCTTTGACAAATACAGCCGCCAAGGCGGTCGGAGGAATTACAGTTAATGATATTAATGTTAAAACTTTGGTAAAGGCTAGTATTGCAAGTGTTGTAAAAAATCCTGCTAACGCTGGATGGGGCAATATTGATAAAAATTTAAGCAATATTAATAATGGCTGCCAGGCGAGCCAGATAAAAATTGGCGTAAATGCTGCCTTGACGGCAACGCTAAAGGTTGGAACTGCCAACGCAGGAGTTGGTAAGATTAGTGATGATAAGAAAGTTTTTAATTTTGATTACTGTGATTTAAAAATTGTCCTTGAAAATGATAAAAATTTTCTAACTGAATGCGGAACAGGTGGTTGTGTTTGGGACATGAGCATTACGCCTTATCAAGAGCCTGATTATTTAATGATCGGAAGTTATCAATATATTTTTGTAAATTCAGGCACTAATTCTAATGAAATTGCCCTTGGAGCCAATCTACTGACCAAAAATAGCATTGCTGCGGCGATAGCAAGTAAGAATTATTCAGATGTTACGGCTACTGTTTTAGCCAATATTGTAACATTGACTGCGCAAAAAGCGGGCAATGTCGGCAATGGTATAAGTATTTCCGTTAGCAATCCAAATCTTTTTACTGTGACGGCAATGTATGGCGGAGCGGACTTAAATGACAATGTTGACGTTAAGGGAGTGCGAGATGAGCCGCGTAATGCGATTATTAAGATGAATTATAATGATCAAATGTTGCCGATCAACGTTTCCGGAGAGGCGACTGTTAACTCTTCTATTTTTGTCCAATGCGTAAATGCGGGCAATTGTAATGATGCTAATTATTTTTTTGATTGCAATGCCGGCAATAAATGTGTGAAAGGTAAGTTTAAAATTTCTAATCAATATAAGACAGTGGAGTTTCAGAGTAATAATGAGTGTGGTGTGAATAGTTGTGGTGAAAAAATTTACTGTTTGCCGGCTAATACTGAATTACACGTCGGTATGAAGGCGGCAACGCTGGCTGTTTGCGCCAGTGACGGCGATTGCACAAGTAAAAATCCTTTTAACAAATGTGTTGGCGGTCATTGTCAGGACGTAACTCTTGGCAAGAACTATCCCTTAGCAAACACAAGTTTCGACGGCTTAATGGATAAAGCAAGGAACTCACTTGATGGTAATCGCAATGCCTTGGCAATCGGTCCGGTAGCTTTCTATAATGAAAATACCACCCTCGGCTTGGGTGATAGTTTTGAATGGTTATTTTTTATTACTGATAAAATTGATTTAACTCCACCAAAGGTTGTTAGCACTTTGCCGGCAGGTGGAGGCGCCCCTATTGCAGAGCCAGTTAAAATGAGTTTTAGTAAGATAATGATGTCCTCAAGTCTTATTCCGGGTTATGTCATGATTCCTGATATGTCCAACAATGACAATGAAATGAAGCACAAAACTCTTAATATTTGGGCGAAGAGTGGTTTTCCAATCGGTTATTGGGTGACAAGTGAAGATAGTTATGACGCAATGCAGATCGGAAGAACGAATGTGAATATTAATCATTCTGATTTTGATGATTATAATAACTATCGTGCACAGTCTGGGTCAGGAATTAAAGATATTTATCAGAATTGTTTTAAGCCAAGTGACAAAGTTTCACCTAACTGCACGGCTAATGGTAAACCGTCTTGTTGTAACGGTGTGGCAACTGATGCTTTAAACAATGAAGGAAATTGTGCTAATTAA